One window of the Anaeromyxobacter dehalogenans 2CP-C genome contains the following:
- a CDS encoding NUDIX hydrolase: MPRVTAIEIVEDRSAHARLDEGFLRLRRLRARNRRADGSASPEYPIDVIDRPALDAVAVCAWARTPRGVEVLTRRGLRPAAYFRRGKRAALPEPEYLLVEEIVAGVVEPGETGLAALQRRGADELREEAGVEVAPGALRPLGGPFFLLPGIASEKIHLLEVEVPRPPVDGPYDAGGDGDGSPLEEGAVLEWRGLEAAVRACEAGEIEDAKTELALRRLAGRLGVALAPPDAFPSRAP, encoded by the coding sequence ATGCCCCGCGTGACCGCCATCGAGATCGTCGAGGACCGCAGCGCGCACGCCCGCCTGGACGAGGGGTTCCTGCGGCTCCGGCGGCTGCGCGCCCGGAACCGGCGCGCCGACGGGAGCGCCTCGCCGGAGTACCCCATCGACGTGATCGACCGCCCGGCGCTGGACGCGGTGGCGGTCTGCGCATGGGCCCGCACGCCGCGCGGGGTCGAGGTGCTCACCCGGCGCGGGCTCCGCCCGGCCGCGTACTTCCGGCGCGGCAAGCGCGCCGCGCTCCCCGAGCCCGAGTACCTGCTGGTCGAGGAGATCGTGGCGGGGGTGGTGGAGCCGGGCGAGACGGGCCTGGCCGCGCTGCAGCGGCGGGGCGCGGACGAGCTGCGCGAGGAGGCGGGGGTGGAGGTCGCCCCCGGCGCGCTGCGGCCGCTGGGCGGCCCGTTCTTCCTGCTCCCGGGGATCGCGTCGGAGAAGATCCACCTGCTCGAGGTGGAGGTGCCGCGCCCGCCGGTGGACGGGCCGTACGACGCGGGCGGCGACGGCGACGGGTCGCCGCTGGAGGAGGGCGCCGTGCTGGAGTGGCGGGGGCTCGAGGCCGCGGTGCGCGCCTGCGAGGCCGGCGAGATCGAGGACGCCAAGACGGAGCTCGCGCTCCGCCGCCTCGCCGGCCGGCTCGGCGTCGCGCTGGCGCCGCCCGACGCCTTCCCGTCCCGCGCGCCCTGA
- the gmk gene encoding guanylate kinase, which produces MSSDAAAQERLPGLLLVLSAPSGAGKTTLAHRLREASPDAVFSISATTRAPRGAEREGVDYHFVTAERFTELVAQGAFAEWAEVHGQRYGTLRATVDEALAAGKLALFDIDVQGGAQIKAAWPQQAATVLVLPPDEAELERRLRGRDTDSDETIRRRLVAARAEVARGLGSYDYVVVNDVLEGALAQLQAIVRHERLRHAGRWDPEAARVAEACRRSAAPLGGWAS; this is translated from the coding sequence ATGTCGAGTGACGCGGCCGCGCAGGAGCGCCTCCCGGGCCTGCTGCTGGTGCTCTCGGCGCCCTCGGGCGCGGGGAAGACCACGCTGGCGCACCGGCTGCGCGAGGCGTCGCCCGACGCGGTGTTCTCGATCTCGGCCACCACCCGCGCGCCGCGCGGCGCCGAGCGGGAGGGCGTGGACTACCACTTCGTCACGGCCGAGCGGTTCACCGAGCTGGTGGCGCAGGGCGCGTTCGCGGAGTGGGCCGAGGTGCACGGCCAGCGCTACGGGACGCTCCGCGCCACGGTGGACGAGGCGCTCGCCGCCGGGAAGCTCGCGCTGTTCGACATCGACGTGCAGGGCGGGGCGCAGATCAAGGCCGCGTGGCCGCAGCAGGCGGCCACCGTGCTCGTGCTGCCGCCCGACGAGGCGGAGCTGGAGCGGCGGCTGCGCGGGCGCGACACCGACAGCGACGAGACGATCCGCCGCCGGCTGGTGGCGGCGCGCGCCGAGGTCGCGCGCGGCCTGGGCTCGTACGACTACGTGGTGGTGAACGACGTGCTGGAGGGCGCGCTCGCGCAGCTCCAGGCGATCGTGCGGCACGAGCGGCTGCGGCACGCCGGGCGCTGGGATCCGGAGGCCGCGCGCGTGGCCGAGGCCTGCCGCCGCAGCGCCGCGCCGCTCGGCGGCTGGGCGTCCTAG